The following are encoded in a window of Gammaproteobacteria bacterium genomic DNA:
- the odhB gene encoding 2-oxoglutarate dehydrogenase complex dihydrolipoyllysine-residue succinyltransferase: MSIEVKVPALPESVADATVAQWLKKPGDEVKRDETLLELETDKVMLEVPAAQDGVLEKILKPVGSTVTAHETLALIASGAGRAVPFAVEKTPAVKPATETQPVKVQEKPATSALSPAVRRLVGEHEVDVAQLKGTGKDGRVTKEDVLAQVKSATTATSGVSLPEISTAIGERPEKRVPMSRLRARIAERLVEAQHNAAMLTTFNEVNMQPIMDLRARYKDVFEKSQGVKLGLMSFFVKAAVEALKRFPVVNASIDGDDIVYHGYYDIGIAVSTTRGLVVPILRDADSLSMGDIEKTIASYAEKARDGKLTLEEMTGGTFTITNGGIFGSMLSTPIINAPQCAILGMHNIVKRPIVENDQIVIRPIMYVAMSYDHRLIDGRESVSFLLTIKQLLEDPSRLVLGV; encoded by the coding sequence ATGAGCATCGAAGTTAAAGTACCTGCACTCCCTGAATCAGTTGCCGACGCGACAGTAGCCCAATGGCTGAAAAAACCGGGTGACGAGGTAAAACGTGATGAAACCTTGTTAGAACTGGAAACCGATAAGGTCATGCTGGAAGTGCCAGCAGCACAAGATGGTGTGCTGGAGAAAATTCTTAAACCGGTGGGTAGTACGGTAACAGCGCATGAGACGCTGGCTTTGATCGCTTCTGGTGCGGGTCGTGCTGTGCCTTTCGCAGTGGAAAAAACACCAGCGGTAAAACCAGCAACAGAAACGCAGCCAGTTAAGGTTCAGGAAAAACCTGCAACCAGCGCACTTAGTCCGGCAGTGCGGCGTTTGGTTGGTGAACATGAAGTGGATGTCGCACAGCTTAAAGGTACGGGTAAAGATGGTCGAGTCACCAAAGAAGATGTGTTAGCACAAGTCAAAAGCGCAACCACTGCAACTTCCGGCGTATCCTTGCCAGAAATATCCACTGCTATCGGTGAGCGTCCAGAGAAACGTGTTCCCATGTCCCGTCTCAGAGCCCGCATCGCAGAGCGTTTAGTAGAAGCACAGCATAATGCTGCCATGCTGACCACGTTTAACGAAGTCAATATGCAACCGATTATGGATTTGCGCGCGCGTTATAAAGATGTATTTGAAAAAAGTCAGGGCGTTAAACTGGGACTGATGTCATTTTTCGTTAAAGCCGCGGTTGAGGCCTTGAAACGTTTTCCGGTGGTCAATGCGTCAATTGATGGTGACGATATTGTCTATCACGGTTATTACGATATTGGTATTGCCGTGTCGACAACACGCGGTTTAGTAGTGCCGATCTTGCGCGATGCCGATAGTTTAAGCATGGGTGATATTGAAAAAACCATTGCCAGTTATGCTGAAAAAGCCCGCGACGGTAAATTAACTTTAGAAGAAATGACTGGCGGAACTTTCACCATTACCAATGGCGGTATTTTTGGTTCTATGTTATCTACGCCGATTATCAATGCGCCACAGTGTGCTATTTTGGGCATGCATAATATTGTCAAACGCCCGATAGTGGAAAATGACCAAATTGTGATTAGGCCGATTATGTATGTCGCGATGTCTTACGATCATCGCTTGATTGATGGCCGTGAATCGGTGAGTTTTTTATTAACCATCAAACAGCTGCTTGAAGATCCGAGTCGTTTAGTTTTGGGTGTGTGA
- a CDS encoding alpha/beta hydrolase encodes MPKIKINDINLYYEQQGRGQPIVFISGYSVDHLCWVDIPSVFSTAYQAVLLDNRGSGQSDRPDFPYSIDMLAEDVVALCEALHLGPCHIVGSSMGGIIAQVLAYKYPQHVRTITLCNSLMKPDIKFSLAAAATLTLIQAKADRRALVKNMLGWIYSSNFLEQPDVVEVLIETSLANPYPIDEVGYRNQLHAIAQVDTSAWIHQIKKPTLVLGSDQDLIVSEAHMREIARLIPSAQYYNFEGVGHLPFIERPEEFIKVVRTFIDKHST; translated from the coding sequence ATGCCAAAAATTAAAATTAATGACATCAACTTGTATTATGAACAGCAGGGGCGAGGTCAACCTATCGTTTTTATTTCCGGCTACAGTGTGGATCATTTATGCTGGGTAGATATCCCTTCGGTATTCTCAACAGCTTATCAGGCAGTATTGCTGGACAATCGGGGTTCTGGACAATCTGACCGCCCCGATTTTCCTTATAGCATCGATATGCTAGCAGAGGATGTAGTGGCATTGTGTGAAGCCTTGCATTTAGGTCCTTGTCATATCGTAGGTAGTTCTATGGGTGGCATAATTGCTCAGGTATTGGCGTATAAATATCCTCAGCATGTGCGTACGATTACGCTTTGCAATTCATTGATGAAGCCGGATATTAAATTTTCTTTAGCGGCAGCTGCGACCTTAACCTTGATACAGGCCAAAGCTGACCGTAGGGCGTTAGTCAAAAATATGTTGGGCTGGATTTATTCCAGTAATTTTCTGGAACAACCGGATGTAGTTGAAGTGTTAATCGAAACGAGTTTGGCTAATCCTTATCCTATTGATGAAGTGGGTTATAGAAATCAGTTGCATGCAATAGCGCAAGTTGATACTTCTGCATGGATTCATCAAATAAAAAAACCAACTTTGGTATTGGGATCGGATCAGGATTTAATCGTCAGTGAGGCGCATATGCGTGAAATAGCGCGGTTGATTCCTTCCGCACAATATTATAATTTCGAAGGTGTGGGGCATTTACCGTTTATTGAGCGGCCGGAAGAATTTATTAAGGTGGTGAGAACGTTTATAGATAAGCACAGTACATGA